From Planctomycetota bacterium, one genomic window encodes:
- the aceE gene encoding pyruvate dehydrogenase (acetyl-transferring), homodimeric type codes for MAQVDTVTNTSGDVDPAETKEWLESLQYVLQAKGPERARYLLGVLDEAAFRQGVELPFSINTPYVNTIPPDRQPVFPGNREIERRIKSIVRWNAMAMVNRANWFDSSLGGHISTFASAATLYEVAFNHFFKGKGDNYSGDQIYFQGHASPGIYSRAFLEGRLTETNLKNFRQELAEGGGLSSYPHPHLMPTFWEFPTVSMGLGPIMSIYQARFNKYLSDRGIKDTSGQHVWAFLGDGECDEPESLGAITLASREKLDNLIFVINCNLQRLDGPVRGNGKIIQELEGAFRGAGWNVIKVIWGEGWDTLLEKDKSGLLIQRMGEVVDGEYQKYTVMPGSYIREHFFGKYPELLELVSHLSDEKLRSLNRGGHDPEKVYAAYKQATEVKNGKPTVILAHTIKGYGLGESGEGRNTTHNQKKINEAEVREFRTRFNIPISDDDVAKAPFYKPPEDSAEMNYLRERRAALGGPVPTRVPASPTSKIPPLSDFADSLTSSGDREVSTTMAFVKHFGRLLKNKDIGKYIVPIVPDESRTFGMDPLFQQCGIYAHTGQLYEPVDSDNFLYYREAKDGQILEEGITEAGSMSSFIAAGTAHASHGINMMPFFIYYSMFGFQRIGDLIWAAQDMRCKGFLLGGTAGRTTLNGEGLQHQDGHSHLFCTAFPSIRAYDPTYAYETAVITMDGLRKMYEQGHEVMYYMTLHNENYVMPAMPDGVEEGIVRGMYRVSSLDAGSGKPRVQLLGSGAILREALRAQKILADRFQVSSDVWSVTSYSELRRAAHECERWNILHPNEPPKQSYLEQIIQGVEGPFIASSDNVRLVAEQISPWIPGGLCALGTDGLGRSDLRKNLRRHFEVDAECITLAALNELATQSKFPKSRLAEAIKSLNINPDKIDPMRA; via the coding sequence ATGGCGCAAGTCGATACGGTGACCAACACCAGTGGAGACGTCGATCCAGCCGAAACCAAAGAATGGCTCGAATCGTTGCAGTACGTTCTGCAGGCCAAGGGGCCAGAGCGGGCTCGGTACTTGCTAGGCGTGTTGGACGAAGCGGCCTTCCGCCAAGGGGTCGAGCTACCGTTTTCGATCAACACGCCCTATGTGAACACGATTCCGCCCGATCGCCAGCCCGTGTTCCCTGGCAATCGCGAGATCGAGCGCCGCATCAAGAGCATTGTCCGCTGGAATGCCATGGCCATGGTCAACCGGGCCAATTGGTTTGACAGCAGCCTGGGCGGACATATCAGCACGTTTGCCTCGGCCGCCACGCTGTATGAAGTGGCCTTCAATCACTTCTTTAAGGGCAAAGGGGACAACTACTCGGGCGATCAAATCTATTTCCAGGGGCACGCTTCGCCGGGCATTTACTCGCGCGCCTTTCTCGAAGGTCGCCTCACCGAAACCAATCTCAAGAACTTCCGTCAGGAACTGGCCGAAGGGGGCGGGCTGTCGAGCTATCCGCACCCGCACTTGATGCCGACTTTCTGGGAGTTCCCCACCGTTTCGATGGGTTTGGGGCCCATCATGTCGATCTATCAAGCGCGATTCAACAAGTATCTGTCCGACCGCGGTATCAAGGACACCTCGGGCCAGCACGTGTGGGCGTTCCTTGGCGACGGCGAATGTGACGAGCCCGAATCGCTGGGGGCGATCACGCTGGCCTCGCGCGAAAAGCTTGACAATCTGATCTTTGTCATCAATTGCAACTTGCAGCGGCTCGACGGGCCAGTGCGCGGCAATGGTAAGATCATTCAAGAGCTTGAGGGCGCCTTCCGCGGCGCCGGTTGGAATGTCATCAAGGTGATCTGGGGCGAAGGCTGGGACACCTTGCTCGAGAAAGACAAGAGCGGGCTGCTGATTCAACGCATGGGCGAAGTGGTGGACGGCGAGTATCAGAAGTACACCGTCATGCCGGGCAGCTACATCCGCGAGCACTTCTTCGGCAAGTACCCCGAACTGCTCGAATTGGTCTCGCACCTGTCCGACGAAAAGCTCCGTTCGCTCAATCGCGGCGGCCACGACCCTGAAAAGGTCTACGCCGCTTACAAGCAAGCGACCGAAGTCAAGAACGGCAAGCCCACGGTGATTCTGGCGCATACCATCAAGGGCTACGGGCTGGGTGAATCGGGCGAAGGCCGCAACACCACCCACAATCAAAAGAAAATCAACGAGGCGGAGGTTCGCGAGTTCCGCACGCGCTTCAACATTCCGATCTCGGACGACGACGTCGCCAAGGCGCCGTTCTATAAGCCGCCCGAGGACAGCGCCGAGATGAATTACTTGCGCGAACGCCGCGCCGCCCTGGGGGGGCCGGTGCCAACGCGCGTTCCGGCCTCGCCGACTTCAAAGATTCCGCCGTTGTCTGATTTTGCCGACTCGCTGACCAGCAGCGGCGACCGCGAAGTGTCGACGACGATGGCCTTTGTCAAACACTTTGGCCGGCTGTTGAAGAACAAGGACATTGGCAAATACATTGTCCCGATCGTGCCCGACGAATCGCGCACCTTCGGCATGGACCCGTTGTTCCAGCAGTGCGGCATTTACGCCCACACCGGCCAGTTGTACGAACCGGTCGACTCGGACAACTTCCTGTACTATCGCGAAGCCAAGGACGGCCAGATTCTGGAAGAAGGGATCACCGAGGCGGGGTCGATGTCGTCGTTCATCGCCGCCGGCACCGCGCACGCCTCGCATGGTATCAACATGATGCCGTTCTTCATCTACTACTCAATGTTCGGCTTCCAGCGGATTGGCGACTTGATTTGGGCCGCTCAAGATATGCGTTGCAAAGGCTTCTTGCTCGGCGGCACCGCCGGTCGCACCACCCTGAACGGCGAAGGGTTGCAGCACCAAGACGGCCACAGCCATTTGTTCTGTACGGCGTTTCCGAGCATTCGCGCCTATGATCCGACTTATGCCTATGAAACGGCTGTGATCACGATGGATGGCCTACGCAAGATGTACGAGCAGGGGCACGAAGTCATGTATTACATGACGCTGCACAATGAAAACTACGTCATGCCCGCCATGCCCGACGGCGTCGAAGAAGGCATCGTCCGGGGGATGTATCGCGTCAGCTCGCTCGACGCCGGCAGCGGCAAGCCCCGCGTCCAGTTGCTGGGCAGCGGCGCGATCTTGCGCGAAGCGCTTCGCGCGCAGAAGATTCTGGCTGATCGTTTCCAGGTGTCGAGCGACGTGTGGAGCGTGACTAGCTACAGCGAGTTGCGCCGCGCCGCTCACGAGTGCGAACGCTGGAACATCCTGCACCCGAACGAGCCGCCGAAGCAGTCGTATCTGGAACAGATCATCCAAGGCGTCGAAGGCCCCTTCATCGCCAGCAGTGACAACGTGCGACTGGTAGCCGAGCAGATTTCGCCGTGGATTCCCGGCGGCTTGTGCGCGCTGGGGACCGACGGCCTGGGACGCAGCGACCTGCGCAAGAACTTGCGGCGCCACTTCGAGGTTGACGCCGAGTGCATCACGCTGGCGGCGCTCAACGAATTGGCGACACAAAGCAAGTTTCCCAAATCGCGCTTGGCCGAAGCGATCAAGTCGCTGAACATTAACCCTGACAAGATCGACCCGATGCGCGCCTAG
- a CDS encoding 2-oxo acid dehydrogenase subunit E2, with translation MAVDFKLPTLGENIEAGDITNVMVSEGDQIGANTPIVEVETGKATVEIPCPHAGKVTKVHVKVGQSVPVGGTLISIEALAGAASAPAAKPAAPAAASKPAPVPAAPKAAPAPAPVAAAPVAPASAPAAASNGGPARKPVLEPEYETASASSAAGPSTRRLARELGVDINRVRGSGPGGRITREDIVSAVRNAAAHAPALATGAKPNLPAGEESSDNWGTIVRQPLTRIRKTIAANMVYSSTSIPHVTNFDEADITELERIRKSNLDDYAKQGIKLTMMPFVMKAVAQALRLHPLMNASLDMEKAELTYKDYVALGVAVDTERGLVVPVVRNVDRMTIPQIGLALQEMAEKARTMKFMPDDQIGGTFTVSNLGAVGGVYSTPIINPPQVGILLTGRSRKLPVVMEDDSIKPRLMMPLSISYDHRVVDGAAAARFLNDVKNYLQVPGRLLLAP, from the coding sequence ATGGCCGTGGACTTTAAGCTGCCCACCCTGGGCGAAAACATCGAAGCCGGCGACATCACGAATGTCATGGTGAGCGAAGGGGACCAGATCGGTGCCAACACGCCGATTGTCGAAGTGGAAACTGGCAAGGCCACGGTCGAGATTCCCTGCCCGCACGCGGGCAAGGTCACCAAAGTTCACGTCAAAGTGGGGCAAAGCGTCCCTGTCGGCGGTACGCTGATCTCGATCGAAGCCTTGGCTGGCGCGGCATCCGCCCCGGCCGCCAAGCCCGCCGCTCCCGCCGCCGCGAGCAAGCCTGCGCCGGTCCCCGCGGCGCCGAAGGCGGCTCCCGCGCCCGCTCCGGTGGCTGCTGCCCCGGTGGCCCCGGCGTCGGCCCCGGCTGCCGCCTCGAACGGCGGCCCCGCGCGCAAGCCGGTCCTCGAACCCGAGTACGAAACCGCCTCGGCGTCGTCGGCCGCCGGTCCTTCGACGCGCCGACTGGCGCGCGAGCTGGGCGTGGATATCAATCGCGTCCGAGGCAGCGGCCCGGGCGGCCGTATCACTCGCGAAGACATCGTGTCGGCGGTTCGCAACGCCGCGGCGCACGCGCCAGCCCTGGCGACCGGCGCCAAGCCAAATCTTCCCGCCGGCGAGGAAAGCAGCGACAACTGGGGGACGATCGTTCGTCAACCGCTGACGCGCATCCGCAAGACCATCGCGGCGAACATGGTCTATTCGTCGACTTCGATTCCGCACGTCACCAACTTTGACGAAGCCGACATCACCGAACTCGAACGGATTCGCAAGTCGAACCTGGACGACTACGCCAAGCAGGGCATCAAGCTCACCATGATGCCGTTCGTGATGAAGGCCGTGGCCCAGGCGCTGCGGCTGCACCCGCTAATGAACGCCTCGCTCGACATGGAGAAGGCCGAGCTGACCTACAAGGACTACGTGGCCTTGGGCGTGGCCGTCGACACCGAGCGGGGGCTGGTCGTGCCGGTGGTCCGCAACGTCGACCGGATGACCATTCCGCAAATCGGGCTGGCCTTGCAGGAAATGGCCGAGAAGGCCCGCACCATGAAGTTCATGCCCGACGATCAGATCGGCGGCACGTTCACGGTCAGCAATCTGGGCGCGGTCGGTGGCGTCTACTCGACGCCGATCATCAACCCGCCACAAGTCGGCATCCTGCTCACCGGTCGTTCGCGCAAGCTGCCGGTGGTGATGGAAGACGATTCGATCAAGCCGCGTCTGATGATGCCGTTGTCGATCTCGTATGATCACCGCGTGGTTGACGGAGCCGCGGCGGCGCGGTTCTTGAACGACGTGAAGAACTATCTGCAAGTGCCGGGCCGGCTGCTGCTGGCGCCGTAA